The following proteins are co-located in the candidate division KSB1 bacterium genome:
- a CDS encoding DUF5615 family PIN-like protein, with product MKFVVDESAGDAVTRELQRRGHDVFSIHEQSPGIEDALILNTSAIAGRVLITNDKDFGELVYRSGLPHTGVVLFRLRDESATN from the coding sequence TTGAAATTTGTCGTCGATGAAAGCGCCGGAGATGCTGTGACCAGAGAATTGCAGCGACGCGGGCACGATGTGTTTTCCATACATGAACAAAGCCCTGGCATTGAGGATGCTTTAATATTGAATACCTCGGCTATCGCAGGGCGCGTTCTTATTACAAATGACAAAGATTTTGGTGAACTTGTCTATCGGTCCGGGTTGCCTCATACTGGCGTCGTTCTTTTTCGCCTTCGCGATGAAAGTGCAACTAATTGA
- a CDS encoding DUF433 domain-containing protein, with amino-acid sequence MAKLTKSFESLLHHIFLNPKIMVGKPVIRGTRIPVELIIKMLAQGISEKEILREYPRLKKDDIKAALAYAAIVLGNEEVFAVVETRVAI; translated from the coding sequence ATGGCAAAACTTACTAAATCTTTCGAGAGTTTGTTGCACCATATTTTTTTAAACCCTAAAATTATGGTTGGCAAACCCGTTATTCGCGGCACTCGTATCCCTGTCGAGCTTATTATAAAGATGTTGGCGCAAGGCATTTCGGAAAAGGAAATTCTGCGTGAATATCCTCGTCTCAAAAAAGACGATATTAAAGCCGCGTTGGCTTATGCTGCAATTGTGCTTGGTAATGAAGAAGTTTTTGCAGTTGTTGAAACGAGAGTTGCGATTTGA
- a CDS encoding thiamine diphosphokinase, whose amino-acid sequence MFKKNALIIANSILPIQPILDDCRARADIILCADGGANRARERGLVPDFIVGDLDSILPETRAAFPQAQYIHRPDQNATDLEKTLQFAVEQGVQRALLVGITGLRLDHQICNLNVAEKFCSQIEIELHDDFGLGVFLDAQQQEAIMRFETFVGQQMSLFAFRRAEGIVTEGLKYPLQDEALEWSVRDGLSNEAIDTSVTIRLKQGTLFIYRVREAKSPFQ is encoded by the coding sequence ATGTTTAAAAAAAACGCCCTCATCATCGCCAACAGCATTTTGCCCATCCAGCCAATACTTGACGACTGCCGTGCGCGAGCCGACATCATTCTCTGCGCTGACGGCGGCGCCAACCGCGCCCGCGAACGCGGCCTGGTTCCGGATTTCATCGTTGGTGATCTGGATTCAATTTTGCCCGAGACTCGCGCGGCGTTTCCGCAGGCGCAATATATTCACCGCCCCGACCAAAACGCGACCGATCTCGAAAAGACACTGCAATTCGCCGTCGAGCAGGGCGTTCAGCGGGCGTTGCTGGTGGGAATAACCGGATTGCGGCTCGATCACCAGATTTGCAATCTCAACGTCGCCGAGAAATTTTGTTCGCAGATCGAAATTGAGTTGCATGATGATTTTGGCCTCGGCGTTTTTCTGGATGCACAGCAACAGGAAGCGATCATGCGTTTCGAGACATTTGTAGGACAACAAATGTCGTTATTTGCTTTTCGCCGTGCCGAAGGCATTGTGACGGAGGGGTTGAAATACCCGCTGCAAGACGAAGCATTAGAGTGGTCGGTGCGGGATGGATTGAGCAATGAAGCGATTGACACGTCAGTGACGATTCGGCTAAAACAAGGAACGCTTTTCATTTATCGCGTGCGCGAGGCAAAATCGCCTTTTCAGTAG